One window of Vibrio atlanticus genomic DNA carries:
- a CDS encoding amylo-alpha-1,6-glucosidase encodes MAQRMLCLFCFGNQVAMQIPTLYLKGTFNGWGLDTPLFKEQDGSYRANLCLSTDLYRFKISDSDGTKQWTLSGHESVATLCELEQAMPLINTQGIGNDLLLSPAVAGQYSLKVQFGSSTPTITVTKGEYNDLSTPQREPIDTHLIEAEIEETLTHWQHPEFAMPHDQLFQELTISETQSFPFVFGDNVDGYYHGATYSYVNGGKYRHHQGWILGTFASYIDGKLNNKLEAKRASLTPYGIEHHYDHNRESLSLIQGSRLVSLTVSSNKPSALSLIPELNIPTTHSKVHTSDSNIVIELSPQVCPDGCPRFVAIASNHAVHAREISLDAHPELRDLVQLSESNTKLMLTTSDKQTELVVYLGFAETLETASSLVNQAIKNNEHVLHQQRIYEFLTNNYLWTNDLEYNQAVMWSRLASRTFVSHEFGTGIWAGLPWFKDCWGRDTFIALSGTSLVNGLFSEAKEIIENFASMQMLDENSTNYGRIPNRVTSKTNIIYNTTDGTPWMIREALEYINYSGDVAFAKAIYPTLKRFITGVEKHYLNKDGLSKDCLNEDYSNKDSLMAHRHPDTWMDAKIDGMTPWSPRGPKANDIQALWFESLNCAIQLANLVGDSDSEKSWTIQAGKVKESFATKFWDDKNHRLADHLSQDDVPDYSVRPNQLMTISIPQKSQLNQNEREQYIVKNAVETLLFPWGICSLQQEHVDFHPYHDNQAMYHKDAAYHNGTIWGWNAGFTITALNKFKQQDLSYQLSKNLAKQILTQGCRGTMSENLDAFQDSDRDLIESGTFAQAWSVSEYARNAQQDYLGYCPRLLDNQIHLTPNFPSCWSELVASLPFGQGNQLRLSFESKNGISHYKIQSNLEDTVSPEITLVLTLDINHESVAVISTPLKQSLEIMIDSHQQQVTVNDKQAQFEIQPKPNNAILRDLQFAKPDFARQHNSLMSKDYLLNKRNKQKLSAAKD; translated from the coding sequence TTGGCACAGCGCATGCTGTGCCTTTTTTGTTTTGGAAATCAAGTCGCTATGCAAATCCCTACTCTTTACCTAAAAGGTACATTCAATGGTTGGGGGTTAGACACCCCATTGTTCAAAGAGCAAGACGGCTCCTATCGAGCAAACCTATGTTTATCTACCGACCTTTACCGCTTCAAAATTTCGGATTCAGATGGCACCAAGCAATGGACACTTTCAGGGCATGAAAGTGTAGCCACTCTCTGTGAATTGGAACAAGCAATGCCGCTTATCAATACACAAGGTATTGGCAATGATCTGCTGCTCTCTCCCGCTGTCGCTGGTCAATACTCCTTGAAGGTGCAATTTGGCTCTTCGACGCCAACGATCACCGTAACCAAGGGGGAATACAATGATCTATCAACACCTCAACGTGAGCCTATTGATACTCACCTGATTGAGGCTGAGATTGAGGAGACGCTAACTCACTGGCAACACCCTGAATTTGCAATGCCACATGACCAACTGTTCCAAGAGCTCACCATCTCAGAGACACAGTCATTTCCGTTTGTGTTCGGGGATAATGTCGATGGTTACTATCATGGCGCAACCTATAGCTATGTAAACGGTGGCAAATATCGTCACCACCAAGGTTGGATACTGGGAACCTTCGCCAGCTATATCGACGGCAAGCTCAATAACAAGTTAGAGGCTAAGCGTGCCAGCCTGACGCCTTATGGTATTGAACATCACTATGATCATAACCGAGAGTCCCTGAGCCTGATTCAAGGTTCCAGACTCGTATCGCTCACGGTGTCGTCAAACAAACCGAGCGCTTTAAGCTTAATTCCAGAACTCAACATACCGACCACTCACTCTAAAGTTCATACCTCAGACTCAAACATCGTCATAGAACTCAGCCCTCAAGTTTGCCCAGACGGCTGCCCAAGGTTTGTCGCCATCGCAAGCAATCATGCTGTACATGCACGAGAGATCTCGCTAGACGCTCACCCTGAACTTCGCGACCTAGTTCAGCTCTCAGAGAGCAATACAAAACTCATGCTCACGACGTCAGATAAACAAACTGAACTTGTCGTCTACCTCGGCTTTGCTGAAACTCTTGAAACCGCTAGCTCATTGGTTAATCAAGCGATCAAAAATAACGAACACGTTCTTCACCAACAGCGGATTTATGAGTTCTTAACCAATAATTATTTGTGGACCAACGACCTTGAATACAACCAAGCCGTCATGTGGTCGCGCCTTGCAAGCCGAACCTTTGTGAGTCATGAGTTCGGCACGGGCATTTGGGCTGGATTACCTTGGTTCAAGGACTGTTGGGGCCGCGACACCTTTATCGCTTTGTCGGGCACAAGCTTGGTTAATGGGCTGTTTAGTGAAGCAAAAGAGATCATTGAAAACTTTGCGTCCATGCAGATGCTCGACGAAAATTCCACAAATTACGGCCGAATCCCGAATCGAGTGACCAGTAAAACGAACATCATTTATAACACCACCGATGGTACTCCTTGGATGATTCGTGAAGCCCTTGAGTACATCAACTACTCTGGCGATGTGGCGTTCGCTAAGGCCATTTACCCCACTCTCAAGCGTTTCATCACGGGTGTCGAAAAACATTACTTGAATAAAGATGGCTTGAGTAAAGATTGCTTGAATGAAGATTATTCGAATAAAGACAGTCTGATGGCACATCGCCACCCTGATACGTGGATGGATGCAAAAATTGATGGGATGACACCATGGTCTCCTCGCGGGCCCAAAGCCAATGACATCCAAGCTTTGTGGTTTGAAAGCTTAAACTGCGCGATTCAACTCGCTAATCTGGTGGGCGACTCTGATTCAGAAAAGAGCTGGACAATCCAAGCCGGAAAAGTGAAAGAGAGTTTCGCCACTAAGTTTTGGGATGATAAAAACCATCGCCTAGCCGATCATTTATCACAAGATGATGTGCCTGATTATAGCGTGCGCCCGAATCAGTTGATGACGATTTCAATTCCTCAGAAAAGCCAGCTTAATCAAAATGAAAGAGAGCAATACATCGTCAAGAACGCGGTAGAAACGCTATTGTTCCCATGGGGCATCTGCTCGTTGCAACAAGAGCATGTCGATTTTCATCCTTATCACGATAATCAAGCCATGTACCACAAAGACGCGGCTTATCACAACGGGACGATCTGGGGGTGGAATGCGGGCTTTACCATTACGGCGCTCAACAAGTTTAAGCAGCAAGATCTCAGTTACCAACTATCCAAAAACTTGGCAAAACAGATCCTTACACAAGGCTGTAGAGGGACAATGAGTGAGAATTTAGACGCTTTCCAAGATAGTGACCGCGACCTTATAGAATCAGGGACGTTTGCTCAAGCCTGGTCCGTTTCAGAATACGCTCGTAACGCGCAACAGGACTATTTGGGATATTGCCCACGCTTATTGGACAATCAGATACACCTAACACCAAACTTCCCAAGTTGTTGGAGCGAATTGGTGGCTTCGTTGCCTTTTGGTCAAGGAAACCAGCTACGACTGTCATTTGAATCCAAAAATGGGATTTCTCATTACAAGATTCAGTCAAATCTAGAAGATACGGTAAGTCCCGAAATCACATTGGTGCTTACGCTAGACATAAACCATGAGTCTGTTGCCGTAATCTCGACACCATTAAAACAATCGTTGGAGATCATGATCGACAGTCACCAACAACAGGTCACGGTCAACGACAAACAAGCGCAGTTTGAGATTCAACCAAAGCCAAATAACGCCATCTTACGCGATTTACAATTTGCCAAGCCCGACTTTGCAAGGCAACACAACAGCTTGATGAGCAAGGACTACTTGTTGAACAAGCGCAATAAGCAAAAATTGTCAGCAGCCAAGGACTAG
- the malE gene encoding maltose/maltodextrin ABC transporter substrate-binding protein MalE, giving the protein MKPLLKTLSICTLAALFNAPAFAMEEGEITIWINGDKSYAGLAEIGKQFEEDTGVKINVQYPDSLEAKFQQHAATGGGPDIIFWAHDRFGGYAESGLLHELNPSKEFKEKLVDFSWDAVTVNGKVVGYPLAIEAPSLIYNKDLLPNPPKTWEELADIQKEMAKQNKKAIMWDVKNAYFTWPMISAGGAFAFEKTATGYDAKSTGVNNAAGVRGLQFLVDMVNQGVVNPNMDYSVAEAEFTNGNVAMTINGPWSWGNLDKLGVNYGVAELPTLNGGKGNPFVGILSAGINAASPNTDLAVEFLENYLFQDDALKTMNDDKPLGAVTLKSFQKILESDDRIKSTMTNAENGEIMPNIPQMTAYWFAEGAAIDNAMQGKQTVREALDTAAKQITK; this is encoded by the coding sequence ATGAAACCTCTATTGAAAACACTGTCTATTTGTACCCTTGCTGCTCTTTTCAATGCACCGGCTTTTGCTATGGAAGAAGGTGAAATCACTATCTGGATCAATGGCGATAAAAGTTATGCCGGTCTTGCTGAAATTGGTAAACAATTCGAAGAAGATACCGGAGTGAAAATTAACGTTCAGTACCCAGATTCACTGGAAGCTAAATTCCAACAACACGCAGCAACAGGCGGCGGCCCTGACATCATTTTCTGGGCACACGACCGTTTTGGTGGCTACGCAGAATCAGGCCTACTTCACGAACTTAACCCAAGTAAAGAATTCAAAGAAAAGCTTGTCGACTTCAGTTGGGATGCGGTGACAGTCAACGGTAAAGTTGTGGGCTACCCTCTAGCAATCGAAGCACCTTCTCTAATCTACAACAAAGACCTACTTCCAAACCCACCAAAAACATGGGAAGAGCTTGCTGACATTCAGAAAGAAATGGCTAAGCAAAACAAAAAAGCCATCATGTGGGATGTGAAAAATGCGTACTTCACATGGCCGATGATTTCTGCTGGTGGTGCCTTCGCGTTTGAAAAAACAGCAACAGGCTATGACGCTAAAAGCACAGGTGTTAACAATGCAGCGGGTGTTCGCGGCCTTCAATTCTTAGTTGATATGGTAAACCAAGGGGTAGTTAACCCGAATATGGATTACTCAGTCGCAGAAGCAGAGTTCACCAATGGCAATGTGGCGATGACCATTAATGGCCCTTGGTCTTGGGGTAACTTAGACAAGCTTGGTGTTAATTATGGCGTTGCTGAACTGCCGACATTAAATGGCGGTAAAGGTAACCCATTTGTTGGAATCCTAAGTGCGGGTATCAATGCTGCGAGTCCAAATACTGATCTTGCTGTCGAGTTCTTAGAAAACTACCTATTCCAAGACGACGCTCTGAAAACCATGAATGATGACAAGCCTCTTGGCGCGGTGACACTAAAATCATTCCAAAAAATTCTTGAGAGCGATGATCGCATCAAATCAACCATGACGAATGCTGAAAACGGCGAAATCATGCCAAACATTCCGCAAATGACGGCTTACTGGTTCGCTGAAGGTGCGGCTATCGATAACGCAATGCAGGGTAAGCAAACCGTTAGAGAAGCACTAGACACAGCAGCGAAACAAATCACCAAATAA
- a CDS encoding glycoside hydrolase family 13 protein has product MEQKWWHDAVVYQIYPRSFLDSNNDGIGDLNGIISKLDYLKELGINVIWLSPVYQSPMDDNGYDISDYQAIAEEFGTMEEMKRLMDEAKERDIKIVMDLVVNHTSDEHRWFEQARSSKDNPYRDYYIWRDAKPDGNAPDDQGSIFGGSAWQWDELTQQYYFHLFSKRQPDLNWENPKVQEEVHTMMNWWIDLGIGGFRLDVIDLIGKEIDKGITGNGPRLHKLLQQMNQATFGNKDLLTVGETWGATPEIAKLYSGQDRNELSMVFQFEHITLTWENGDKWNPIPLDLREFKNVLTKWQLELADGGWNSLFWNNHDLPRLVSKYGDDKHLRVESAKMLATCLHFLKGTPYIYQGEEIGMTNVAFDNLDQYKDIETHNFYKVKTESGVTHEHMMDAIHENSRDNARTPMHWNNQTNAGFSDGTPWIELNPNYPEINVESALADPSSIFYHYKTLIELRKAHPAIVYGSFIPVFEEHDKVFAYVRELDGEQLFVVCNFSGEALTLDVPEQYRTQTATCLIQNYGEVSSLDAQLNLAPYEAFAVKL; this is encoded by the coding sequence ATGGAACAGAAATGGTGGCATGACGCAGTGGTCTACCAAATTTACCCGCGTAGCTTTTTAGACTCGAATAATGACGGTATCGGTGACCTAAATGGAATCATCAGCAAACTCGATTACCTTAAAGAACTAGGCATTAATGTCATTTGGCTCTCTCCTGTTTATCAATCTCCAATGGACGATAACGGTTACGACATCTCCGACTACCAAGCGATTGCTGAAGAGTTTGGCACGATGGAAGAGATGAAACGCCTGATGGATGAAGCGAAAGAGCGTGACATTAAGATTGTTATGGATCTAGTGGTAAACCATACGTCAGATGAGCACCGTTGGTTCGAGCAAGCACGCTCTTCAAAAGACAATCCGTATCGAGACTATTACATTTGGCGCGATGCAAAACCGGATGGCAACGCACCGGATGACCAAGGTTCTATCTTTGGCGGAAGTGCTTGGCAGTGGGATGAACTCACACAACAATATTACTTCCATCTATTCTCGAAACGTCAGCCAGATTTGAACTGGGAAAACCCGAAGGTTCAAGAAGAAGTTCATACTATGATGAACTGGTGGATTGACCTTGGCATCGGCGGCTTCCGCTTAGATGTGATTGATCTTATTGGTAAAGAGATCGATAAAGGAATCACTGGTAACGGACCAAGGCTGCACAAGCTATTACAACAAATGAATCAGGCGACCTTTGGTAACAAGGATTTGTTAACCGTAGGAGAAACTTGGGGCGCAACACCAGAAATAGCCAAGCTATACAGTGGACAAGATAGGAATGAACTTTCTATGGTATTCCAATTTGAGCACATTACCCTGACATGGGAAAACGGTGACAAATGGAACCCGATTCCGCTTGATCTTCGAGAGTTCAAAAATGTGCTGACCAAGTGGCAGCTAGAGCTGGCTGATGGTGGTTGGAATTCCCTTTTTTGGAACAACCACGATTTGCCACGTTTGGTTTCAAAATACGGTGATGACAAACATCTCCGAGTTGAGTCAGCAAAAATGCTGGCGACGTGTTTGCACTTCTTAAAAGGCACACCTTACATTTATCAAGGTGAAGAGATTGGCATGACCAATGTCGCTTTTGACAATCTAGACCAATATAAAGATATTGAAACGCACAATTTCTATAAAGTAAAAACGGAATCGGGTGTCACTCATGAACACATGATGGACGCCATTCACGAGAACAGCCGTGACAACGCTAGAACACCAATGCATTGGAATAACCAAACTAATGCAGGCTTCTCTGACGGAACACCTTGGATTGAGCTGAATCCAAATTACCCAGAGATCAACGTCGAAAGTGCGTTGGCTGATCCAAGTTCCATATTTTATCACTACAAGACATTGATAGAGTTACGAAAAGCTCACCCAGCGATTGTCTACGGTTCATTCATTCCTGTTTTTGAAGAACACGACAAGGTTTTCGCCTACGTACGTGAGTTGGATGGTGAGCAGCTATTTGTCGTATGTAACTTCTCTGGGGAAGCGTTAACGCTTGATGTCCCTGAGCAGTATCGTACTCAAACAGCAACTTGCCTAATCCAAAACTATGGTGAGGTTTCGAGCCTCGACGCGCAACTCAACTTAGCCCCTTATGAAGCATTCGCTGTAAAGCTGTAA
- a CDS encoding LysR family transcriptional regulator translates to MNKLYRYFLMVAHTGSIKGAAEKLNISQPSLTAAIKKLESDVGVAIFTRKSKGVELTEYGLLFREFAQEQQEKHLSLMHRFTDMQQRQSGKLKLGTGEAWWEQFVCKAVEEYKQQEQMGSLHLEFGNNLSLMHHLVQGDIDLFVGHEIYGMHERCKVTFYPLFRDKEAVFVRANHPLLAKKHLDPILLRREMLAFPILQVTPDHSRHNSVLSDHVNSQPGGRDTEVVGRDVYDVDSLFASLDMLRMSDAVMPYSHKMCDWMKDKGFETLLIDDSKLGNVGLYAKQGAEDLKIKTFIEILQKANFD, encoded by the coding sequence ATGAACAAGCTATACCGATACTTTCTGATGGTTGCGCATACTGGCAGTATTAAAGGTGCCGCGGAAAAGCTGAATATTAGCCAGCCCTCCTTGACCGCTGCGATCAAGAAATTAGAGAGTGATGTTGGTGTGGCTATTTTTACTCGTAAGTCAAAAGGCGTTGAGCTTACCGAGTACGGGTTGTTGTTTCGGGAGTTTGCACAAGAACAGCAAGAAAAGCATCTGTCTTTAATGCATCGCTTTACCGACATGCAGCAGCGCCAATCAGGTAAATTGAAGCTCGGTACTGGGGAAGCTTGGTGGGAACAATTTGTGTGCAAGGCGGTTGAGGAATACAAGCAACAAGAACAAATGGGCTCGCTACATTTAGAGTTCGGTAACAACTTGTCTTTGATGCACCACTTGGTTCAAGGTGATATCGACTTGTTTGTTGGCCATGAAATCTATGGGATGCATGAGAGATGCAAAGTAACGTTTTACCCACTCTTTCGAGACAAAGAAGCGGTGTTTGTTCGTGCTAACCATCCATTGCTAGCGAAGAAGCACTTAGACCCGATCTTGTTAAGGCGTGAGATGTTAGCGTTTCCAATACTCCAAGTGACCCCCGATCACTCTAGACATAACTCTGTACTGTCTGATCACGTAAATTCACAGCCTGGTGGGCGCGATACCGAGGTGGTTGGGCGAGATGTCTATGATGTTGACTCTCTTTTTGCGAGCTTAGATATGTTAAGAATGTCTGATGCTGTCATGCCATACAGTCATAAAATGTGTGACTGGATGAAAGACAAAGGCTTCGAAACCTTACTGATTGATGACTCTAAGCTAGGAAACGTTGGCCTCTACGCGAAACAGGGAGCGGAAGACCTCAAGATTAAGACGTTCATTGAGATCTTACAAAAAGCCAACTTTGATTAA
- a CDS encoding prevent-host-death protein → MDTANVETVSFLKKNAANLPLSEPLTITQNGKPTYVVESYEDHKKRQDAIALMKLVSFAKNDVVQDRVTSSRDLRSRLAARK, encoded by the coding sequence ATGGACACAGCAAATGTAGAAACCGTCAGTTTCTTAAAAAAAAATGCGGCTAACTTGCCTTTAAGTGAACCACTAACGATCACGCAAAATGGAAAACCTACGTATGTAGTTGAGTCGTATGAAGACCATAAAAAACGTCAAGATGCCATTGCGCTAATGAAACTGGTTAGCTTTGCAAAAAATGATGTTGTTCAAGATCGTGTAACTTCGTCTAGAGATTTAAGAAGTCGATTAGCTGCCCGTAAGTAA
- a CDS encoding type II toxin-antitoxin system RelE/ParE family toxin, with product MTHKVEIQYTETFENSLNDSIDHLTQWNDEKSVIEGIESLLDAFEENVSHNPNMYSRCSELVGLGVTSIREFKKSGFRLFYEVNNGTVIGLVLLRQKQDISMALVDYCIIHK from the coding sequence ATGACTCATAAAGTAGAAATTCAATACACGGAAACATTTGAAAATTCGCTAAATGATTCGATTGATCACCTAACTCAATGGAATGATGAAAAATCAGTCATTGAAGGGATTGAGAGTCTTTTAGATGCCTTTGAAGAAAATGTGAGCCATAACCCTAACATGTATTCTAGATGTTCTGAGCTTGTAGGGTTGGGGGTCACTAGTATCAGAGAGTTCAAAAAATCGGGTTTTAGGCTGTTTTATGAGGTGAATAATGGCACGGTTATAGGCCTAGTCTTATTAAGGCAAAAACAAGACATATCAATGGCTCTCGTTGATTATTGCATCATACATAAATAA
- a CDS encoding YbjQ family protein, translated as MNKYIVFGKSGVTVPVDVMSATASEEIGSFMEQGFTILSDSCEAANAEEAIATWESQLKSKDNFEFVKTSSTNSISSDLEIIENHGVITTTVVAGTNFLRDILAGVRDIVGGQSGTYNNKLDQIKSNALLGLRKQAASKSCNAIVGVSIDVDEVSGGGKSMFMVTAIGTAVVVEKRQTSV; from the coding sequence ATGAATAAATATATTGTTTTTGGTAAATCTGGTGTAACTGTTCCTGTAGACGTAATGTCAGCAACAGCATCTGAAGAAATTGGCTCGTTTATGGAGCAAGGCTTCACGATTCTCAGTGATAGTTGTGAAGCTGCGAATGCGGAAGAGGCTATTGCAACTTGGGAGTCCCAATTAAAGAGTAAAGACAACTTTGAGTTTGTTAAGACCTCATCAACTAACTCTATATCTAGTGACCTCGAAATTATTGAAAACCATGGTGTAATCACAACGACTGTTGTTGCGGGTACGAACTTCCTACGTGATATTCTCGCTGGCGTTCGTGACATTGTGGGAGGACAATCAGGTACGTATAACAATAAACTTGATCAAATCAAGTCCAATGCCCTCCTTGGTCTACGAAAGCAAGCTGCAAGTAAAAGCTGCAATGCTATCGTTGGTGTTTCTATCGACGTAGATGAGGTTTCGGGTGGTGGAAAGTCAATGTTTATGGTTACTGCTATAGGCACTGCGGTTGTTGTGGAAAAACGCCAAACAAGCGTTTGA
- a CDS encoding DUF2513 domain-containing protein translates to MVVNHDCLKCIISAFVSSDKAELSIQELVQEEEVKKYPIEELKFHLNRLSDERWIVSNRANNPYEMYDSTHPAWSVSNWRMSELASQYWEAVNRIAIWEEFKSKTAGESLKFSLELLKGYSKAWIEKKLNESEM, encoded by the coding sequence ATGGTAGTTAATCATGATTGTTTGAAATGCATTATTTCAGCTTTTGTCAGCTCAGATAAAGCAGAGTTATCAATTCAAGAACTTGTTCAGGAAGAGGAAGTTAAGAAGTACCCAATTGAGGAATTAAAGTTTCATTTGAATCGTTTATCAGATGAAAGGTGGATAGTTTCCAATCGGGCAAACAACCCATATGAAATGTACGATTCCACGCATCCAGCTTGGAGTGTGAGCAATTGGAGAATGTCTGAGCTTGCTAGTCAATATTGGGAAGCGGTCAATCGTATTGCTATTTGGGAAGAGTTCAAGAGTAAGACTGCTGGGGAATCGCTGAAGTTTAGTCTTGAGTTGCTTAAGGGATACTCTAAGGCATGGATTGAAAAGAAGCTGAATGAGTCCGAAATGTAA
- a CDS encoding J domain-containing protein, which yields MFDIFSSAHSEQRAVLFEGSEELSVKTAKLMLSRLHTDYYNDTERERATYVLTKLGYLEADAKRESKESEGSLLDKANETIRKANHRINELKSLLSEAERKIDLLTQENFNLSSQLFESDCSLTERDILGYEFLPSSQDLRKRYKSLASIHHPDKGGSKAMMQRINDSYEKLKNEVASESI from the coding sequence ATGTTCGATATTTTTTCATCTGCTCATTCAGAGCAGAGAGCAGTCTTGTTTGAAGGAAGCGAAGAGCTGTCAGTAAAAACAGCTAAGTTAATGTTAAGCCGTCTTCACACTGATTATTACAATGACACTGAAAGGGAAAGGGCTACATATGTATTAACTAAGCTCGGATACTTAGAGGCAGACGCCAAGCGAGAAAGCAAAGAAAGTGAAGGTTCATTATTAGACAAAGCTAATGAGACTATCCGCAAAGCCAACCACCGAATAAATGAACTGAAGTCATTACTTAGTGAAGCCGAAAGAAAGATCGATCTTCTGACTCAAGAAAATTTCAATTTGAGCAGCCAACTATTTGAATCTGATTGCTCATTAACGGAGCGAGATATCTTAGGATATGAATTTTTACCCAGTAGTCAAGATCTTAGAAAGCGTTACAAAAGCCTAGCGTCCATCCACCACCCAGATAAAGGTGGAAGCAAAGCTATGATGCAAAGGATTAACGACTCATATGAGAAGTTGAAGAACGAAGTGGCATCAGAAAGCATTTAA
- the uilS gene encoding UilS family quorum-quenching N-acyl-homoserine lactonase: MYQHVKFPSQGGAISAHLYLPKNKPQTHYPIIILCHGFCGVKELLLPAYAERFAEQGYAALTFDYRGFGESEGEPGRLVPALQIEDINAAIEWVSTQQNIDASRIGLWGTSFGGANSIIAASLNPKVQCVVAQLTFADGESVITGEMNVEEKGKFVSTLERMRDKKAKTGKEMMVPIAKVLGDPQSVEFFNNFKDDFPALNIKIPFLTVWETMNHKPINALALLNKPLLVVAAGEDGVNPASESKKLFEHANEPKQLHIERGATHYQVYSGKFFESVVKQELNWFDKYL; encoded by the coding sequence ATGTATCAACATGTTAAATTCCCTTCTCAAGGGGGGGCTATTTCCGCTCATCTTTACTTGCCAAAAAATAAACCACAAACACACTATCCAATCATCATTTTGTGTCACGGTTTTTGTGGTGTGAAAGAGTTACTACTTCCTGCTTATGCTGAACGATTTGCAGAGCAAGGATACGCTGCGCTTACCTTTGATTACCGTGGGTTTGGAGAAAGCGAAGGGGAACCTGGTCGTTTAGTACCAGCGTTACAAATTGAAGATATCAATGCTGCAATCGAATGGGTATCTACTCAGCAAAATATTGATGCGAGCCGTATTGGGCTTTGGGGGACTTCTTTTGGTGGCGCGAACTCAATTATTGCAGCAAGCCTCAACCCGAAGGTGCAATGTGTAGTAGCTCAGTTAACTTTTGCTGATGGTGAGTCCGTTATTACTGGAGAAATGAACGTAGAAGAGAAAGGGAAATTTGTTAGCACGTTAGAGCGCATGCGCGACAAGAAGGCGAAGACTGGCAAAGAGATGATGGTGCCAATCGCTAAAGTATTAGGTGACCCTCAATCTGTAGAGTTTTTTAATAATTTTAAAGATGACTTCCCAGCTTTAAATATCAAAATCCCATTCTTAACTGTGTGGGAAACTATGAATCACAAACCAATTAACGCACTAGCGTTACTAAATAAACCCCTGCTAGTAGTGGCAGCCGGTGAAGACGGAGTGAATCCAGCTAGTGAGTCGAAAAAGTTATTCGAGCATGCTAATGAACCTAAACAGTTACATATTGAGCGAGGTGCAACCCACTATCAGGTGTACAGTGGTAAGTTCTTTGAATCTGTAGTCAAGCAAGAACTAAATTGGTTCGATAAGTATTTATAA